The genomic stretch CAACCACCACCATTGGTGCAAAGCCAACTGCCTCAACAGCAGCCTCAACCACCACAACCACAGCAGCAACAAGGACCTCAGCCACAGGCCCAGCCTCACCAAGTGCAGCCTCAACAGCAGCAGCTGCAGAATCGCTGGGTAGCTCCTCGGAACAGGGGAGCAGGCTTCAACCAGAACAATGGAGCGGGCAGTGAAAACTTTGGTTTAGGTGTTGTACCTGTCAGTGCTTCACCTTCTAGTGTAGAAGTGCATCCCGTGCTGGAAAAGCTAAAGGCCATAAACAACTATAATCCCAAAGACTTTGATTGGAATCTGAAGAATGGACGTGTGTTTATCATTAAAAGCTACTCTGAGGATGACATACATCGTTCCATTAAATACTCTATCTGGTGTAGTACTGAGCATGGTAATAAGCGTTTGGATGCAGCTTACCGTTCCCTGAATGGGAAAGGCCCACTCTATTTACTCTTCAGTGTGAATGGCAGTGGACATTTTTGTGGAATGGCTGAAATGAAGTCTGTTGTGGACTATAATGCATATGCTGGTGTCTGGTCTCAGGATAAGTGGAAGGGCAAATTTGAAGTTAAATGGATCTTTGTCAAAGATGTTCCCAATAACCAGTTACGGCATATTCGCttagaaaataatgacaacaaaCCGGTTACCAATTCAAGGGACACTCAAGAGGTACCCCTAGAAAAAGCTAAGCAAGTGCTTAAAATAATTGCTACTTTCAAGCATACCACCTCAATCTTTGATGACTTTGCACATTATGAAAAGCGTCAAGAAGAGGAGGAAGCCATGCGTAGGGTAAGAATATAGTAATTTTTTGTTTGGGGTCTTTGTATTGCTGGTGGGGTGCATGGATGGGTATTCTTGAATGCCTGTTAGTATTCTGAGTTTAAGAACTTTCTGTGAAGGAAACCAACTACTTAAGAAACAACTCTACAAACACCCTTGAAGGTATTGTGTGTGTCCTATATGagctgtttctttcctttcctagGGTAACTCACGCTGAGTTAGCCTCTTGCTCATTCTTCATACTCCCTAGATGATAAAGGCCATTGGGCCTCATTGTTTATCATCAAAGCTGAATGAATTTTGGCATTTGTAACTAAACAGACTTTGTAAACTAACCAGGGTCTCTAATTACTAATATTATTAATCATACTAAGATAGGAGAAAATGTATTTAGAGTTTgaaacaaagaattttttttttgagatgacatcttgccatgttgcccaggctggagtgcagtggctattcacaggtgcagtcATGGAATATAGCCTCAAATTCCCGGCcccgagcaatcctcctgccttagactcccaagtagctgggactacagacctgtGCCACTGAACCTGGCACTTAAAacacgttttatttatttacattttatatattatttaattttttttcagatagggtcTCTCTTGTCCCGGCAGGAGTGTACtggcgtgaacatggctcactgcagccttgatctcctgggctccagcgatcttcctacctcagcttcccgagtagctgggactgcggtcacatgccaccatgcccggctaatttttgtgtttttttgtaggtAGAGGGTTtccacatgttgcccaggctggtgtcctgagctcaagggatctgtccccacccctctgcctcccaaaatgttgggattacagtcctgagccactgtacccggctgaaacaacttttaaataaatgttttactaattttgtgtttataaGAAATtacatgatacatatatatattttttgttttgttttgttttgttttttttttttgagatggaatctctccctgtcacccaggctggagtgcagtggtatggtctcagctcactgcaacctccacctcctgggttcaagcgattctcttgcctcagcctcccgagtagctgggattacaggtgcccgccagcacacctggctaatttttgtatttttggtaagacaggtttcacgatgttggccaggctggtcttgaactgctgacctcgtgatcggtgcacctcggccttccaaagtgctggggttacaggcgtgagccaccgtgcctggcaaaatatgtttttaaaacgtaaaacttttgaagtatttttgtaatttttatacttAAAGCACTTGTACAAAATACAGGCTTTGCAGAATTTGATTCCTAATTCTGTTATGTACCCTCTGTAAGACTGAGGGAGACATTCCTGAAATAAAACATGCTGTTTATCCTTGTATTATATTggccagaatttttttaattttattttttaaaaatatcttaccaAGTGGCCCATATGGGGATTAGCCTCCCAAATATTGGCCAGACTTTGATCACAGGGCCACAAGAGTAAGTTCAACTAGGGAATGTTTTCTCTTCCAAACGGTAACGTAAAATTGGGGTTCTATTTTTAggtggaaagagaaaatggatgGGCTTTTCTATAGGGGAtacatttgaatttcttttgaaaCTTAGTAGGGGTTAAGTTAGAAGCTCCTCTAGTAAATAATGCTTGTTACTATGGAAAGCATGTTCTTACAGAATGCCTGTTCCTATGTAGAAATTAAGATAAAGAGGTAACTTAATTTAACTCTGTAAAATGTCAGTGATTTGTTTCTGTGTGTGAAGCTGAATATCTTGTCTTCATGGTTGTGTGCAGCAGAGGGAAGTGTTTCAACATTTCTCGGAGGGAAGATGTTGGAATAATAACCCCAGAGCAGTAGTTTCCAAACCTTAGTTCACATAAGTATTAATTGGGGTGTTTATTGAAATAGTAGATTCTTGAGACCTATCCCTTGGTATATTTGTTAAAGGAACTTGTAGTGTACTTTTTAAGTATAAACTactccaggtgattctggtgcTAGTTATTGATTGCTGTGTTGGATTGTTAGAAACTTTGCTTTGGAGTAATTAATACAAATGACTTTAAGGCTCTGCTGAACCTTTTAGATGGGTTGCTGAATATAATTGTGTTTTGTCCCACTTGAATGTGGGAAATGAGAGAAATGGGATCAAAAGTAGTTACTGAGTTTCAGTTTAGCAGTTGAGTAAAGTGGTCATACTGTAACTGCCATTACAAATAGCGCGTCAGGAGAAATGATTTGAGGTTTGAAAGGTGGGATGCAAGTTGAGACTTCATTTTTAGATTGTGCTGGTTTTAAGGTACCTTTGAGAAATACAGGCAGCAAAATCTCTGATTAGGCAAGTTAGATGTTGGAGTCACAGATATGGGGACCTTTTGTTCTTAAACAGTTGATAGTATGGAAGTGGGATGAGCTTACTTAGGACAAAGGATACATGGCAAGGAAATAACTTTTCTTTCGCCCACCACTGAGGAGATAATCacccttctgtctttttttttcctacccaACTTGAAAGTTTAATCCTAGTTTTGTTATAATGTATTTGGTATGTTAATATTATGTAGTTGTTTTAGGAAATTTTTAATGACAGGTATATGTTGTAGCTATATTATGATGTATATTGTAGCCATATACACAACAGTGATTTAAACTTTAACTTTACCCTtatattgtttcattattttgttaaataaaatttatcctaaagctgcctccttacatattttaagtctaGCCTAAAGGTTTTTCTGTACATGGCGAACTATAACAAGTGGAGGTATAAACAGACCGTAGCCTACTCTTGGTGCCAATCGCCAAATTTTGGCTGaatcaaatgtagccaactgttcaaataaggcagatgccaacctgtaaccaatcgAGCTGTTGATCTCACTTCcgttttctgtacatcacttttcctttttctgtctacaAATCTTCCACCACAGGGCTGCACTTGAGTGTGAGAGCCTACTCTGGCTGGCTTTGTGATTCGTGAATCatattcattgctcaattaatcTCCTTTCAATTTAATTCGGCAGAAGTTTTTCTTCTGTCACATTGCTGCCACCCTTTTTAATGCCTAACACACCTTTGACGGCTCTGTTTTGAATCTTATTTA from Rhinopithecus roxellana isolate Shanxi Qingling chromosome 9, ASM756505v1, whole genome shotgun sequence encodes the following:
- the YTHDF3 gene encoding YTH domain-containing family protein 3 isoform X3, coding for MSDPYMPSYYAPSIGFPYSLGEAAWSTAGDQPMPYLTTYGQMSNGEHHYIPDGVFSQPGALGNTPPFLGQHGFNFFPGNADFSTWGTSGSQGQSTQSSAYSSSYGYPPSSLGRAITDGQAGFGNDTLSKVPGISSIEQGMTGLKIGGDLTAAVTKTVGTALSSSGMTSIATNSVPPVSSAAPKPTSWAAIARKPAKPQPKLKPKGNVGIGGSAVPPPPIKHNMNIGTWDEKGSVVKAPPTQPVLPPQTIIQQPQPLIQPPPLVQSQLPQQQPQPPQPQQQQGPQPQAQPHQVQPQQQQLQNRWVAPRNRGAGFNQNNGAGSENFGLGVVPVSASPSSVEVHPVLEKLKAINNYNPKDFDWNLKNGRVFIIKSYSEDDIHRSIKYSIWCSTEHGNKRLDAAYRSLNGKGPLYLLFSVNGSGHFCGMAEMKSVVDYNAYAGVWSQDKWKGKFEVKWIFVKDVPNNQLRHIRLENNDNKPVTNSRDTQEVPLEKAKQVLKIIATFKHTTSIFDDFAHYEKRQEEEEAMRRERNRNKQ